CTCGGTATCGAAGGGATCAAGCTTAAGCACAACGGCGAGTCGCTGGTGCATGCCGTCAACAGCCCCGGCGCCGTCGGCGTGGGAGCGCTTGCCGTCGGCAACGTGAAATACCAGCTGCAGAATCACCTGCTGGCGCTGCTGTTGCAGTCGGAAAGCCCGGTCTTCTTCGATTTTCGGGCTGCGTTCGAGCGGGCACGCGAAATCGTCTGACAGCGGATTTCTCTTGGGGGGGAACTAAAAAACCCTGCCTTTATGGGCAGGGTTTTTTGTTGCCGGAATATCCTGCTGGGATCAGGTGCCGTCGGCCGAGCCTGGCAGCTGGACGGCTTCAATGGCAGCGGTGTCGAGCGTTGCCAGCCGCACGGCCTGCCGTGCATTGAGCCAGCGCCCCGCTGCGAGCCCGCCGAACATACAGGCGAGGAACACCCAGACGCCGGCATCGGCAGTGACCAGTGAAACCACGGCGGGCCCGGGACAATAGCCGGACAGTCCCCAGCCAATCCCGAAAAGTCCGGCGCCGCCAACGAGGCGCCCGTCGACGTATTTCCGGACCGGAAGGTCGAAGCGGTCGCCCAGGACAGGGCGACCGCGTCGCAGGATCCGCGGAAACAGGATAAAGGTCAGGCCCACCGCGCCGCCCATCACCAGCATCAGCGAGGGATCCCAATTTCCGCCGATGTCCAGGAACCCGAGAATTTTCTCGGGCCGGGTCATTCCGGCCAGACCCAGCCCCAAAGCGAAGATCAAACCCCAGAGGAAAGCGCTGACAATCGGCATGCCGGCTCAACCTCCGTTCAGGCGGTTGAAAAGGAACACGGTCGCCATGCCGGTGCCCATGAAGGTCAGGGTCGCGACCAGAGAGCGCAAGGACCGCCGGCCCAGCCCGCAGACGCCATGCCCGCTGGTGCAGCCGTTGCTGATCTGCGCACCCAAGCCGACCAGAAAGCCGCCGAAGCCCAGCACCCACAGCGGCCTCGGAGCGGCTCCGAAGGCCTGCGGGTAGACAGCGAGCAACAGCATCCCGGCAGCCAGCAGCCCCAGCACGAAGGCGAATCGCCATGGCATGTCGCCGGTGCCGGGCGGCATCAGCCCCGTCAGCAGATTGCTGATACCGGCCAGGCGGCCGTTGAAATAGAGGAGGCCACAGGCGGCCGATCCGATCAGTACGCCGCCGCCGAGGGTCGACAGGAGGGTTTGAATATTCATAGCGGATGAGATCGAAGTTTGAATCTGCCCCGAAAGGAGGCTCCATATTGCAGGCACTATAGGCATCTCGGGGGGACTAGGCAAAGAGCTTTTTCTGATTTGCTTATATTCGAGTTTCATCATGCGCTTCGCGCCGGCTTCTTCCGCTCATTTTCCCTCCGCCGCGAAGTGCGTTATCTTGAAGGCCGAAAACCCGCGATTGCCGGAGGGCCTTGAGCCATGAAAAAGGCTTTGTGGTATCTAGTCTTGCCTGCAATGCTGATCCTCGTCGTGGCGCAGCGGTTCGGCCATCTGACGGTCAATTTCCCTCTCAAATCCGTGCTCGGCGGCGCGGCGCCCCCGGCCGAGGAGGCTTTGCGCCACCGCCTCAGCCTCCCTCCCGGCTTCAGCCCCGCGGTTTACGCGGCGGATTTGCCGGGGGCCAGGATGCTGCGTTTCACCAGGACCGGCGATCTGCTGGTCAGCCAGCCGAATGCCGGTGCCATCGTCCTGCTGGAAAAGGACGCCGACGGCGACGGTCACCCTGACGGCCGGCAGCAATTGCTGGCTGGGCTGAGCCGACCTCACGGCCTCGATCTTTGGAACGGATGGCTCTACGTCGCCGAGACCTACGGCGTCGTCCGCATCCGCTACGACGCGGCCCAGCGGCAGACCTCCGGTGCGCCCGAAACGGTCGTCAGCGGCATTCCCGGCGGCGGCAATCACTGGAGCCGAACCCTCAAATTCGGTCCAGATGGCGGCATGTACGTTTCCGTGGGGTCGAGCTGCAACGTCTGCGTCGAAGACGATCCGCTTCGCGCCACGCTGTTGCGCTTCGAGCCGGACGGCACCAAGCGGGAAATCTATGCCTCTGGCCTGCGCAATACCGTTGGTTTCGACTGGCGCCCCGGCACCCGCGAGCTTTATGGCACCGACAACGGCCGCGACCTGCTGGGCGACGATTTCCCGCCGTGCGAACTCAACCGCATCGAAAAAGGCGCCTTCTACGGCTGGCCCTATGCCAACGGCAACCGCATCGCGGATCCCGATTACGGCAAGGGGCATGAGGTTGACATCCAGCGAAGCCTTCCGCCCGCACATGAATTCAAGGCGCATGTCGCACCGCTGGGCATGGCCTTTCTCAAAGGCGCCAAACTTCCGCAGGAATACCGCGGTGCCGCCTTGGTCGCTTTGCACGGCTCCTGGAACCGATCGAAAAAGCAGGGCTACGAAGTCGTGTCGCTGCACTTCGGTCCCAACGGACGGATTGCCGAACGCCCCTTCATCACCGGTTTCAATATCAACGAGGACGTTATCGGTCGGCCGGTAGACCTCGCTGAAGGGCCCGACGGCGCTATTTATGTGTCCGACGACTACGCCGGGACCATCTACCGTATTCGGTACGAAACGACTCCCGACAATTCGCACAATTGACTTGACTTGATGGGGCGTTCGCTGGTCTAATTACCAGCTCTTGTGCTGGCCAGGTAGCTCAGTTGGTAGAGCAGGGGACTGAAAATCCCCGTGTCGGCGGTTCGATTCCGTCCCTGGCCACCAGAAAATTTCTTATCCTTCATGCGGTTAGAGCTTCATCGCCGCAATCCAACGATCTGACGCTAAAACTTGCGTGACCAGATCGTGACTTCCCCCCATCAAGGACAGCTACAGCGGCCCGAATATTTTCTGGCGCGAGGTGGGCATATTTCTCGGTCATCTTAACCGTGGAGTGCCCCAGCAAGTCCCGCACGTCCGCCAATGCGACACCGGCCGAGACGAGCCAAGCCGCGCACGTATTCCGAAGATCATGAATCCGGAAATCCGAGATTCCAACCTTTCGACATGCAGTGGCGAAGCTTCGACGCACCGATGCGATCCGTTGTCCTGTTTCGTCACAAAACACACGGGTGCTACCGGAGCAGTGTCGCGCACGAAATCGAGCAGGACTGATAATCGCTTGCCTAGCAGTTTGGTTAAGCGGTACCGACGAGGTTTACCAGTCTTTGCATGGTCCGTTTCAAGATGGATCAACCCCGCCTTGATGTCTACCCTCTTCCATCCCGGCCCGAGCAGCCCTCTCCCAACCAGCTCAAGATCCGGTATTCAGATCTGGCTGCATAACGCCGTTTGAATTTTCGGCAACGCTTGACGAATCGGCTTGGACTCCATAACGTGTCCCAGGAAAGCCACATTTCGTCTCAGCATCTACTGATAGTGTCAAGATCATCCGATATGAGCTGATCCAGCCCATATACTAATGATAAAGAAATTAATGTCACGTACCCCCCCCTCTTCCTCTGGGAGAGGGCTGGGGTGAGGAGGCTCGTATATGGCATTGCTTTCTTAGCTCTTAGTATGTCCGACAATTATGATCCATGATCAAAGACCGTCTTCGAGAGATTAGAACCTTCCAGGGATTCAGCCGACGCGGCTTGGAGAGGCTGACAGGAATCGAAGAGTACAAATGGAAGAACGTTGAGAGTGGCCACCCAAAGATGAACGAGGACCATATTGAGGCGTTCAAGAAACAAAGACCTCAAAGTACCTGCTCCCTCATCATTGGGAGAAACGCTACCCGAAGTGGGTCAAGTCAGCCGTAAAGAAGGACTGGGAAAGGGAATGAGCAGCCGTGGCAGTCGGCTAGCCGGGAAGGCGATCGAAAGATGAGGGAGAAGGGGTAATTTTGGGAGGCTTTTTGAATTTACAGTAGGGGCAATTGGTTAACTGCTGATTAAGACATCATAAGAAGTTGCAGGATTGAATTAATCGTCAGATTTATTAAACAGGGCCGGCCTGTTGCGCATTAGATAACTTCTATCACGTCGCTTGTCGGTAAACCAACAGATATAATAACAGCTTGAAGAACCTGGTGGCTTTTTTATGGGCCGCGCCAACGCACCGCACCGCTAGACAAATCGCTGTATTGGGAGGTAAAACCATGAAGCCAGATCAAAGAACCCTATTGAAATCCTGGCGTGATGAGATTGGTACGATGATGGCCACTCATTACCAGTTATCAACCAAAATTAGGCGCTTGAACTATTTATTGGGTGTCCCGGCAATCGTAATGGCGATGCTAATCGCTACCTATGTGTTTTTCACAGTCAACCGAGACCCCGACTTATGGATAAGAATGGTCGTCGGGTTGATTGCGCTGCTTGTGGCAATCCTTTCTTCATTGCAGACTTTCTTAAAATATTCGGAGCAGGCTGAGAATCACCGGAATGCAAGCGCCCGTTACCAAGCCTTGTTCAACGCCCTTGATCAGTCTCTAGTTATCCCGCCTAAAGACGAGACCGCCCTTGGGGAGTGGTGCAATAAGTTGCGCGAACGCTGGGACGAGCTCAACCTTGAGGCACCGACCGTGCCAAACCGGCTGGAAGTCCGTTCTATTCTGGATCTCGAAGCGACGGCTATACATTCGTGGCAGAAACACGATGCGGAAAACAGTGAGCGGCAGGCCACGTAGCCCGAGTAATATCCACTGGCGGAGGAAGCGTATCAAGCACGACTCCCTTCACTCGGATGTTGGATCTTTGCGAGGAATAAGACGGAACAAGGACAGCCCGTATAGGGTCAATTTCTTTTGAGAGTTTTCGGACTTATAGACCAGGAGAGTATATGGAAGCCATTTGGTTTATCTTAATTGGTCTCGCCGCCGGTTGGCTGGCAGGGCGATTGATCACAGGCGGCGGGTCTAGTGTCATCGGATACATTATTGTAGGCGTGTTTGGCTCAGTGATTGGCGGCGTTCTATTCGATGTGCTAGGTGTGTCTACTGGCAGTGGCGTTTTAGGCAAATTGACCGTCGCTACGGTTGGCGCCATTACATTCTTGCTTCTGCTACACGTGATCAAGAAACCTTAGCCCGCATTGGGGCGCTGCAGGATGAGGCTCGCCGTTCAAGCTTAGGCAGCCAGTACGCCTCAACAGGCGGAGGTACGAAGCCCATCAATCAAGAACAGGGGAGCTCGATACCGTGAGAATCCCGGCTCAACGCTAGAAGGAGGAAGCTTGCAGCTCGTGCGAACCTTGATTATGGCCTGAATAAGTACTGCCGTAGGCCCGTTTTGCTTATTCCATGTGTTTGCACGTAAACCGTCGCT
This portion of the Methylococcus mesophilus genome encodes:
- a CDS encoding YeeE/YedE family protein, which gives rise to MNIQTLLSTLGGGVLIGSAACGLLYFNGRLAGISNLLTGLMPPGTGDMPWRFAFVLGLLAAGMLLLAVYPQAFGAAPRPLWVLGFGGFLVGLGAQISNGCTSGHGVCGLGRRSLRSLVATLTFMGTGMATVFLFNRLNGG
- a CDS encoding PQQ-dependent sugar dehydrogenase, giving the protein MKKALWYLVLPAMLILVVAQRFGHLTVNFPLKSVLGGAAPPAEEALRHRLSLPPGFSPAVYAADLPGARMLRFTRTGDLLVSQPNAGAIVLLEKDADGDGHPDGRQQLLAGLSRPHGLDLWNGWLYVAETYGVVRIRYDAAQRQTSGAPETVVSGIPGGGNHWSRTLKFGPDGGMYVSVGSSCNVCVEDDPLRATLLRFEPDGTKREIYASGLRNTVGFDWRPGTRELYGTDNGRDLLGDDFPPCELNRIEKGAFYGWPYANGNRIADPDYGKGHEVDIQRSLPPAHEFKAHVAPLGMAFLKGAKLPQEYRGAALVALHGSWNRSKKQGYEVVSLHFGPNGRIAERPFITGFNINEDVIGRPVDLAEGPDGAIYVSDDYAGTIYRIRYETTPDNSHN
- a CDS encoding SLATT domain-containing protein, translating into MKNLVAFLWAAPTHRTARQIAVLGGKTMKPDQRTLLKSWRDEIGTMMATHYQLSTKIRRLNYLLGVPAIVMAMLIATYVFFTVNRDPDLWIRMVVGLIALLVAILSSLQTFLKYSEQAENHRNASARYQALFNALDQSLVIPPKDETALGEWCNKLRERWDELNLEAPTVPNRLEVRSILDLEATAIHSWQKHDAENSERQAT
- a CDS encoding GlsB/YeaQ/YmgE family stress response membrane protein gives rise to the protein MEAIWFILIGLAAGWLAGRLITGGGSSVIGYIIVGVFGSVIGGVLFDVLGVSTGSGVLGKLTVATVGAITFLLLLHVIKKP
- a CDS encoding DUF6691 family protein, with the translated sequence MPIVSAFLWGLIFALGLGLAGMTRPEKILGFLDIGGNWDPSLMLVMGGAVGLTFILFPRILRRGRPVLGDRFDLPVRKYVDGRLVGGAGLFGIGWGLSGYCPGPAVVSLVTADAGVWVFLACMFGGLAAGRWLNARQAVRLATLDTAAIEAVQLPGSADGT